In Tamandua tetradactyla isolate mTamTet1 chromosome 7, mTamTet1.pri, whole genome shotgun sequence, the following are encoded in one genomic region:
- the LOC143642482 gene encoding olfactory receptor 6C2-like, with amino-acid sequence MSNHTVTTFILLGLTDNPQLKVLIFIFLFLTYILSVTGNLTIISLTFMDSNLKTAMYFFLQNFSFLEISFTSACIPRYLYNLSTGDKTITYNDCAIQIFFTDLFAVTEFFLLATMSYDRYVAICKPLHYVTIMNSRVCRRFILGSWLAGLLIILPPLGMGVTLEFCDSNVIDHFACDGYPLLKISCSDTWLIEQVVIICAVLTFIMTLVCVLLSYMYIIKTILGFPSAQQRKKAFSTCFSHMTVVSITYGSCIFIYVKPSAKESVAVNKGVTVLTSSIAPMLNPFIYTLRNKQVKQAFNDAIKKIALFVKK; translated from the coding sequence ATGAGTAACCACACAGTAACAACATTTATCCTGCTGGGACTGACTGATAACCCACAACTGAAGGTTCTgattttcatctttctgtttctcaCCTACATATTGAGTGTAACCGGGAACCTGACAATCATCTCCCTCACCTTCATGGATTCAAACCTTAAAACTGCCATGTACTTTTTCCTACAAAATTTCTCCTTCTTAGAAATCTCATTTACATCTGCTTGTATTCCCAGATATTTGTACAACTTATCAACTGGTGACAAGACCATCACATATAATGATTGTGCCATCCAAATTTTTTTCACGGACCTCTTTGCTGTTACAGAATTTTTTCTACTTGCCACCATGTCCTATGACCGATATGTAGCCATCTGCAAACCCCTACATTATGTGACCATCATGAACAGCAGGGTCTGTAGGAGATTCATCCTTGGTTCCTGGCTGGCTGGCTTGTTGATTATACTCCCACCACTTGGCATGGGTGTAACTCTGGAATTCTGTGACTCTAATGTCATTGACCATTTTGCCTGTGATGGATACCCCCTTCTAAAGATTTCATGCTCAGACACATGGCTCATAGAGCAGGTGGTCATAATCTGTGCTGTGTTGACCTTTATCATGACCCTTGTATGTGTGCTTCTATCCTACATGTACATCATCAAAACCATTCTAGGATTCCCTTCTGCCcagcaaaggaaaaaagcattttctaccTGCTTTTCCCATATGACCGTGGTCTCCATCACCTATGGCAGCTGCATCTTCATCTATGTCAAACCTTCAGCAAAGGAATCAGTGGCTGTTAATAAGGGTGTGACAGTGTTAACTTCTTCCATTGCTCCTATGCTGAACCCCTTCATTTACACCCTGAGGAACAAGCAAGTTAAACAAGCCTTTAAtgatgcaataaaaaaaattgcattgttTGTAAAGAAATAG